DNA sequence from the Streptomyces tsukubensis genome:
GCCCGCAGCTGGGCCCCACCGCGGTCAACTGCGCCGCGCCCGATACGGGGAACATGGAGCTGCTCGCGGAGTTCGGCACCGCGGAACAGCGCGAGCGCTGGCTGGAGCCGCTGCTCGCGGGCCGGATCCGGTCCGCGTTCGCCATGACCGAGCCGGAGGTGGCGTCGTCGGATGCCACCAATATCCGGACCCGGATCGAACGCGACGGCGACTTCTATGTCGTCAACGGCCGCAAGTGGTACATCTCCGGCGCGATGAACCCTGCCTGCGCGGTCTTCGTCGTGATGGGGGCGACCGATCCGGACGGTGCCGACGTCCGGCGCCGGCAGTCGATGGTGCTGGTGCTGGTGCCGCGGGATACCCCGGGGGTGCGGATCGTCCGGGCGATGAAGGTGTACGGCTACGAGGATCATGCCCACGGCGGCCATGCCGAGGTGGTGTTCGAGGACGTCCGGGTGCCGGTGGCGCAGCTGATCGGCGAGGAGGGCGGCGGTTTCGCGATCGCCCAGGCCCGGCTGGGTCCCGGCCGGATCCACCACTGCATGCGGCTGATCGGCATGGCCGAGCGGGCGATCGCGCTGATGTGCGAGCGGGCGCTGTCGCGTACGGCCTTCGGCGGGCCGCTGGCGCAGCAGGGGGTCGTCGGCAACTGGATCGCCGATGCCCGGGTGACCGTCGAGCAGTTGCGGCTGCTCGTCCTGAAGACGGCCTGGCTGATGGACACCGTGGGCAATCGGGGCGCGCACACCGAGATCCAGGCGATCAAGATCGCGACGCCGCGGGCGGTCGTGGACATCCTCGACCGGGCGGTTCAGCTCCACGGCGGGGCCGGGGTGGGGCAGGACACGCCGCTGGCGGAGCTGTGGGCCGCGGCCCGGACGCTGCGGCTGGCCGACGGGCCGGACGAGGTCCATCAGCGGTCGCTCGCCCGCCGGGAGCTGCGGCGGTACGCCTGAGGCGGGGGCGCTCACGGGGCAGAAGCGCGGCGCGCTGCCGCGCCGCCCGTGCTCAGGGGCGCAGGGCCCGCATCAGCAGATCCGCGAGATGGTCCGCGACCTGCTCCTTGGTCAGCGGGCCGTCGGGCCGGTACCAGGTCGACAGATGGTGCACGGAGCCGAAGTAGTAGTCGACCACCAGATCGGCGGGGGTGGCCGCGGAGAAGACGCCGCTCGACTGCCCCTCCTCCACCAGCGCCCTGAACCGCTCGTGGTAGCGCCGCCGTTCCGCCCGTACCTGCTTGTTCTTCTCGGGCGACAGGTGGTGCATGGAGCGGAAGAAGATGGTCGCGTCGTGGAGGTTCTCGATGGTCGTGACGACGACGTCGGCGGCAGCGGCCCGCAGCCGGACGTCGACCGGCGCACCGGAGCGGGCGAAGGCGTCCAGCCGCTCCTGCTGGAGCCGGAGCATCCGCCCGTACACCTCCTGGAGCAGGTCCTCCTTGGAGCCGAAGTAGTGGTAGAGGGCGCCCTTGGTGACGCCCGCCGCCTCCACGATCTCCTGGACGGAGGTCTTGTCGTAGCCGTGTTCGGCGAAGAGCCGGGTGGCGGCCGACAGCAGCTTCCGGGGTACGGGGGCGCCGTCCCCGTCCGTCGTCCTGGCCATGCCGCCCACCGCCTTTCCTCCCGGGCTCCCGCCCGGGGATCTTCCCGCCCTCGGCCGCGGGGCCCTCGCTCCGTCCGCTGCGGCCCGGCGGCCCCGCCCGGCCGGTGGACAGACTAAGCGGTCGGTCATGAAGGAGGAAGAGGATCGTACGACCGCGTCGTTCCCTCGCCGCACCGGGCCGCGCTAGCGTGCGCACCACACGAAGGATGATCAGCTCCGGCAGCAGCCGGAGGGACGGCCGAAGGACAGCAAGGACAGCAAGGACAGCAAGGACAGCAGAGCTACCAGAAACACCGAAGGAGTCGTATGAGCCTGTCCAGACGGGGACTGCTGGCCGCGAGCGGTGCGGCCGGGGCACTCGCCGCCACCGGATCCACGGCCCGCGCGGACGACGCCGGGGGCGGGCGGTCCGGTGGCGGGCACGGTCACGGGCGGCACGGCCCCCGGGTCCGTACGGGCTTCGACCGGCTCGCCGCCGACGGCTACGCCCTGCTGGCCGGTGAACGCGTCGGTGTGGTCACCAATCCGACCGGGGTGACCTCCTCCGTACGCCATATCGTCGATGTGATGCACGCCGACGACCGGGTGGACCTCGTGGCCGTCTTCGGCCCGGAGCACGGTTTCCGCGGTACGGCCCAGGCAGGCGGCTCCGAGGGGCGGTACGACGACCCGGCGACCGGGCTGC
Encoded proteins:
- a CDS encoding TetR/AcrR family transcriptional regulator, whose amino-acid sequence is MARTTDGDGAPVPRKLLSAATRLFAEHGYDKTSVQEIVEAAGVTKGALYHYFGSKEDLLQEVYGRMLRLQQERLDAFARSGAPVDVRLRAAAADVVVTTIENLHDATIFFRSMHHLSPEKNKQVRAERRRYHERFRALVEEGQSSGVFSAATPADLVVDYYFGSVHHLSTWYRPDGPLTKEQVADHLADLLMRALRP
- a CDS encoding acyl-CoA dehydrogenase family protein, whose product is MDFAFDERTEDLRERLGAFMTECVLPAEAVAEEQRAGLVSPWETPPVVEELKAEARRRGLWNLFLPDRRYGAGLTNLQYAPLAELTGHSPQLGPTAVNCAAPDTGNMELLAEFGTAEQRERWLEPLLAGRIRSAFAMTEPEVASSDATNIRTRIERDGDFYVVNGRKWYISGAMNPACAVFVVMGATDPDGADVRRRQSMVLVLVPRDTPGVRIVRAMKVYGYEDHAHGGHAEVVFEDVRVPVAQLIGEEGGGFAIAQARLGPGRIHHCMRLIGMAERAIALMCERALSRTAFGGPLAQQGVVGNWIADARVTVEQLRLLVLKTAWLMDTVGNRGAHTEIQAIKIATPRAVVDILDRAVQLHGGAGVGQDTPLAELWAAARTLRLADGPDEVHQRSLARRELRRYA